The Chitinophagales bacterium genome includes the window GATAGCCAATAAGCCCATAACATCACTGCCATAATTTCGAAGGGCTTCTACTGCCTTGAGACTGCTGCCACCAGTGGATATTAAATCTTCTATAATGACTACTTTGGCATTTGGTTCTAAATATCCTTCCACCGTGTTTTCTCTTCCATGTGCCTTGGGCTTATCACGCACATAGACAAAAGGTAAACCCAATCTATCGGCTACTAGCATGCCATGCGCTATGCCTCCGGTGGCTACTCCAGCAATGGTCTCGGCGTCAGGATATTGTTCTTTGATTTTCGCTACAAATCCATCGCAAATCGCAGATCGTACCTCAGGAAATGAAAGTGTAATGCGGTTATCACAATAAATAGGAGATTCTGCTCCGCTCGCCCATATAAATGGCTTTGCAGGAGAGAGTTTGACGGCTTGGATTTTTAGTAGTTGTTGGGCGATGGACATAAAATTTTTGTGTTTTATGAGTTTAATATTTGATTTATATAATCTAAAATTTCATCTTTTCCCCTGCCTTCTTCCGACGAGGTTACAAAACTTTTGGGCAATGCATCCCATGATTCGAGTAGCTTTTCCTCAAAATTCTTCATATTGATTTTGCATTGCTTGAGTTCACGTGTATCTGCTTTAGTGTATACGAGAGCAAATGGAATCCCTCTCTCGCCCAACCAGCTAATCATATCGAGGTCACTTTTCATAGGTTTAATTCGACTATCTATGAGTAGAAATATATTGGTAAGTGTTTCTCGAGATTCGAAATAAGCATACATAGTATCTTCCCAACTCGATCGAAGTTTCTTGCTTCGCTTGGCATAGCCATAACCCGGTAAATCCACGAGATGCCATTCATTATTTATAAGAAAATAATTCAATGACTGGGTTTTACCTGGGGTTGAAGATACCTTAGCTAAGTCTTTTTTCCCTGTGATATAATTTATCAAAGATGATTTCCCTACATTGGATCTACCAATAAAGCAAAATTCAGGGATTTCACTTATTGGTAATTCCTTGAGCGTATTGAATGATCCAACAAAATGTCTCGCACGAATATTCACAGCACAAAATTAAGGGGATTAATTAAGAGTTTAGGATTAGTTTTGTACCATCAATCTATCCATGTGGAAATCGAAGTAGAAAAAGTAGTTCCCTATAATCAGGAGAAAGAAAAGAGGGTGCAAATAGAGTCGATGTTTGACAATATAGCACATAAGTATGATTTTTTGAATCACCTTTTGAGTTTGGGTATAGATATTACATGGAGAAAACGCGCTATTCGTGAAGTTTCTGTTGTTCAGCCTAGATTAATACTCGATATGGCTTCTGGTACAGGAGATTTTGCATTCGAGGCCTTAAGTATTTCACCTGAAAAAATCGTAGCTCTAGATCTATCACAAAATATGCTCGACATAGGGAGGTCTAAGGCAAGTACTAAAGATACTCAAACTATTATCGATTGGGTCAAAGGCGATAGTGAGCAGATATTATATTCAGACGGTCATTTTGATGCTATCACCGTAGGCTTTGGTGTGCGAAATTTCCAAAATCTTGAAAAAGGTCTTTCCGAATTGCATAGAGTTCTACGACCGGGAGGCATGATAGCTATTTTGGAACCTTCTTTTCCTACGAATCCATTTTTAAAAATTTTATTTAACATACATTTTCGATATATTACCCCTTTGGTAGGGAAATTATTTTCAAAGGATGCCAGAGCTTATACTTATTTACCAGATTCGGTTAGTGTATTTCCGCAAGGAGATTCGTTCTGCAAAATATTGGAAAATGTTGGATTTAAGGATACTAAACATATCGCTTTGACGTTTGGTATGTGTGCGCTATACCTTGCCAGAAAGTAACATGAAACATTATATTATTTTTTCTTTTGTCATATTAAATTTGTCTGGATTACATGGGCAACTAAATTTTTACGAAAAAGGAAACAAGGCGCTCTATTGGGGGATTTCATTAGGATTAAATATCTCTAACTTTAGAATTGATAGGCAACCACATTCCGAAGCGAATGATTCAATTTTAAGTATTGAGGATAAATCTCAACCAGGATTTAATCTGGGCCTTATTGGTAATTGGCAATTTAACCGCTATTTTGATCTGCGATTTATCCCTAATATGACATTTGGTGAAAAATTGATTCAATACAATACCATCAATGGGACAGTCGATAATCGAATTAAAACTACCTACATATCCTTACCTGTTCATATTCGGTATAAGTCTGAACCTGTAAACGATTGGAGAATTTTTGTAGTAGCAGGGTTAAAATATGATTTAAATATAGACCCTCAAGTTAGAACTACCAGTGAGCCAAATAAAATATCACTTCGAAAATCAGGTCTATCCATGGAATATGGTATCGGTCTCCAATATTTTTTCCCATATTTTATTTTCTCTCCAGAGTTAAAATATTCCCATAGTCTCAATAGTGTACTGGATCCTAATCAGAGTGATTTGAATAGGTCAGCTATAAGAGGCTTATATCCCCGAACTTTGATATTTACCTTAAACTTTGAGGGTTAGTTTATGCCTATAATTTTTGAGCAAAATAAAAACGATTTTCATATTGTCGTATATGAAATATCGCAGGGGGAAGATTACTACAAAGCTGGAATTGATTTTACTCCTTTTGATATTTCTGAGTTTTCCAAAATAGTAAACCCTCTTAAACGCATGCAGTGGTTGGCTTCGAGATATTGGGTAAAGAAAATGTCAAAGCAACAACAACAATTATTGTTAGAAAAAACAGAACTCGGGAAACCACTAATTGTAAACTATCCGATTCATTTTTCAATTTCTCATTCTCGAAATTTCGTTGCTGTTATTTGTTCAATGACTAAGAATGTAGCCATAGACATAGAGAAAATTCAATCCAAAATTTTAAAAATTAAACACAAGTTTCTACACCCATTTGATTTTGAACAAGGCGATTCTCTTGAGAAATTGACTATGATTTGGAGTGCTAAGGAGACGATATATAAGCACTATCATACTAAAGAACTGTATTCATTTAAAGAACAAATCTCTATAGATAGCTTTTCGGAAGATAAAATGAATTACAGCCTATCTAATTTTCAAAACCAAATGAATAAGGAGATTTTTTATAAGAAAATAGAGGATACTATTTTGACTTGGATTATTGATAACTGATTTCATAATCCTCAAACATGGGTTCATAGCCAATTTGCTTATAAATTTTATTGGATGTAGGATTGGATTTGTCGGTAAACAGACAAATCGTTTTTTGTCCCCTATCCTGAATCATCTTGGTCAAAGTCCATACACAAGATAGGGCATATCCTCTATTCCTTTGCTCTACAGGCGTATATACCAAACTAATTTTCGAAAAATAGTCATTGGAAACTAATTCAGTACAGATAGAAACAGGAGTATTATTGACCACCCACTTGAATAGTCTGCCATTTTCTATCAGTGACATAGCCATTTTTTTTATGGCCTCACCTATTGGTCTATGGGGCATTTGGCATTCTTTTCCGAATTTTTCAAGCCAAATAGTTGCCAATTCTATATCAAGTTCGTCACATGTTTCCATGCAACCTTCGCTTAAATCAATAGGTTTTAATTTTGCTAGTTTATGACCAATCAGAGTTTTATCAACTTTAAATTCTGGATTGTAAATTTTTGAAAATTGCTTAGCTAGATTTTTATCACCAATACATCCATTGAGTCGGATTTGTTGCATTTTAAAATATTCAGATAAATTCTGTAAATGCGCTATGGTATAATTCTCACCATATAAGATAACATTGGGTCTATTTTTAAATGCAGTCATTATGAATTGGTCATTGTCAAATAGAGCCAGTAGTGACGTATTTGTTAATATTTTATCTCTATCTTTGGTACTAACAAGTTGCCCTAAAACGATATTATACTTAACTGGATTTGTGAGCAGAAAATGACCTACATCCATCCAGTATTCATTGACAGTATTATAGGTCCTGATATGCATATCTAAGAATTTTAAATTCAACTATCACGTAACTCCCCTTCACTCTTGGCTATGACGCATGTTGCCAGACTATTGCCTATTACATTCGTCGAAGTTCGTGCCATATCCATGAGTTCATCTACACCGAAGATAAGATAAATAGGAGCTAATGGTAAATGCAAATCGGTAGCGGTAGCTATGAGTATCACTAGTGAAGCACGAGGGACAGCCGCTACACCTTTGCTCGTAAGCATGAGAATAAAGAGCATCGATAATTGTTGTGCCAATGTTAATTCTATACCCGAGGCTTGTGCCACAAATACAGTCGCTAAGGAGAGGTAGAGCGTGGTGCCATCTAAGTTGAAACTATAGCCCATAGGAAGTACAAAAGATACGATTTTTCTACTACACCCAAAATCTTCTAAGGCTTTGAATAATTTAGGCAGGGCAGCATCTGAACTCGTAGTAGCGAAGGCAATTGAAACAGGTTCTTTGATATGATGCCAAAGTTTTTTTAAATTGATTTTGAAATAGAGCCCGATAGGTATCAGCACAAATAAAATAAGCACAGCCAAAGCACCATACAAAGTACCTACTAATTTCAATAAAGGAATCAATACAGAAAAACCCATATGCCCCACAGCATAAGCCATAGCAGCACCAACAGCTAATGGTGCGAAGTACATAATGATATTGGTAACCTTGAACATAGTTTCTGCCAATCCATCGCAGAAATGTATCATGGTATTCTTAGCTGCAGCTGGAGCCATGGATACACCCAGACCAAAGAGAATACTGAAAATAACAATTTGTAATACCTTGCCATCGAAAACAGCTTTCGAAATATTCTCAGGAAAAATATCTAAAACATATTCTTCAAAAGTTTTTGGTTTGATTTGTTTGGTCTCATCTACTTTTTCTATGGACTTGGCTTCGGCCTGCATGTGTATGCCTTTACCTGCCTGTGTGAGATTGATAGCACCTAGACCAATGAATAATGCTAGTGTCGTTACTACTTCGAAATATATGATGGATTTTAGCCCTAATTTCCCTAAGTCTTTCAGTTTTCCATGATGAGCTATTCCTAAAACTAAGGTTGCAAAAATCAGGGGAGCTACTATCATTTTTATAAGACGAAGAAATATCTTGGATATGAGTTGGAGTTTCTGAGAAAACTCAGGAAATACTACACCTACTATGATGCCTATTATCATACAGATAAAAATCCAGTGGGTGAGCGAGATTTTCTTAGTTAGAAGCATATTTATTTGGAATAATGTTTGTAAATGTAGTTTTTTTTGAGTATGAATTGTATATTTTCTAGATATTAGCAGTAAATTCAGATAATGAAGCTTTTTATTTTTATTTTGTCATTAGTTACTTGCAATTTTTTCTTTGCTCAAAACTTCCAATCTCCCACTAATCCCTATTTCTGGAAAAATAAAATAGGCTTAAAAAGTGAATATTGGCAGCAAGATGTAGATTATATCATCAATGCTAGCCTGGATGAGAAAGAAGAAATTATTTCAGGTAAAGTAGAAATTATTTATACCAATAATTCTCCGCATGTATTGAATGAATTGTTTTTCAATCTTTATCAAAATGCCTTTATCAAAGAATCGTATCTCTCCAATTTACAAGAGGCGAATGGAAACAAAGTGCGTTTTGGTAAATGGGAAGCCGAAGGTAAGGGGAATGAAATTCTATCATTGAAAGTAGATGGTGAAGTAGTAAAAACAGAAATTGATGGTTCTATCATGAAGGCATGGCTCAAAAATCCTATGCAGCCCAATACGAACATAAAAATTGAGATTGATTTTAAGACCTATTACAGTAAAGGTGGTGACACGAGAAGAAGAATGAAATCATACACCTATCAAGGCGTAAAGCATTTCAATGGGGCTCACTGGTATCCTAGGCTGGCGGTTTATGATAGAAAATTTGGCTGGTGTACCGATCAGCACTTAAATCGTGAGTTTTATGGTGATTTTGGAAATTATCGCGTTCATTTAGATTTTCCTGCGAATTATGTGGTGGAGGCTACAGGTGTCTTGCAAAATAGAACCGAAGTGCTTCCGGATACCTTGCGAAAAAAATTGGATATTTCCAATTATTGGAGTCATCCTTGGGATACAGTCGTAACTTATAAAATTCCAATGAAAAAAGGTGAACGCAAAGTTTGGAAGTATTTTGCAGAGAACGTGCATGATTTCGCATGGGTTGCGGGACCTCATTATCGCTTGGATGAGAAGAACTACAAAGGGTTTAGCACGGTAGCATTGGTGTTAGAACCACATTGTAGTGGTTGGAAAAATGCTTGTGATTTTTCTGCCAAAGTTATCGACGTCTATAGTAGAGATTTCGGACAATATGCCTACCCGAAAATGGTCGTAGCAGATTGTCAAGATGGGATGGAATATCCTATGCTCACTATGGATGGTGGTTCAGACCCTGGCTATAGAGGATTATTGGCTCATGAGATAGGACATAATTGGTTTTATGGTATGGTCAATAATAATGAGACTTACAGAGCTCTGCTAGACGAAGGATTTACCCAGTTCTTGACCGTATGGGCACTAGAAGCTATCGATGGTAAGAATATGTTTACAACTGGTAAGCAACCAAAACATTTTATGCCAACCGCAGTCAGAAATGCACGCTGCTATGATAGTTATATGCTAGATGCTATGAGCCATGAGCGCACTGAGATCAATGTGCATAGCGATGGATTTAATGGTGCCTTAGGCCAAGGCGGAGGCTATCGAAATGTCTATAACAAAACAGCTACTATGCTTTACAATCTGCAATACGTGCTAGGAGATAGTCTATTTCAGCGGGCTATGAAGCACTATTTCAATCAATGGTCATTTCGTCATCCTTATGTGGAGGATTTTAGAAATTCTATTATAGAATATACCAAGGTAGATTTGAATTGGTTTTTTGACCAATGGATAGAGACATCCAAAGTGCTTGATTATAAAATTTTTCCTCTGAAAAAATTAGATAGTGGACAGTATCAATTGAAGTTAAAACGAATGGAAGATATGCAGTCGCCTCTGGACATAACCGTATTTGGAAAAAGTGGCAAACGATATAATTTTTACATTCCGAATACCTGGTTTGAAAAAGAGACTGAAGCTACTAAACTGCCACGCTGGATAGGCTGGGATAACAAATTAAAGACGACTTATACTGTGAAAATTTCATTACCGGAAGAACCGAAATATGCAAGAATTGATACCTCGAGAAGACTAGCAGATATCAATGAAATGAATAATACGACTGAGTGCAATTGGAAATTATATTTCGATCGAAATCAATCGTTGCCTCGAGATAGAGAGCATTACACCGTACTATGGCGTCCTGATTTTTGGTATAATAATTTTGATGGTGTCAAGGCAGGTGTTCATTTTGAGGGTAGTTTAAATAAAAATTTTCATCAAACTGAGTTAGATATATGGCTCAATACTCGAATAGGAAAGTGGAGCGTTCGCGATGTAGCAAATCAAAATGAAAGAAATGCCATCAATGATTTGATTTCTTTCCGATTTACCTATAGTTCTCCTACGCACAAGTTTATTAAAAATAGCGATGTTCGATTTGAAGCGAGGCATATCGATGGTATAGCCTTGACCTCTTTGCAATGGAGAAAAGCATTTGAAAATTCTAATTATATCACTTTAGGAGGTAAGTCTATGGTTCGCTATCGCAGGGATCAGGATTATTATAATTATATGACTTCTATACAATGGAATACTTTCCTCATGGCAAATACCAGTGCATGGATAGAGTGGATAAATAACAAAAGTCTAGATAGGAATTTGGAACAAATGACGCGAGTTAAGCTTAGGTCTTCTGTAATGTCTGTTGCTAATTTTAGCTATCTCGAAGCGGAGCATAAAGAAAATATAAAATTGGATAAATTGCTTTTCAAATTCAGAATTTTTGGAAGACTGGGAACGCATAATCGTGGGTTAGTTCCTACCGAAGTACTATTAAATGCTGGAGGAGCAAGCGGAGAAGAAATGTTGGAAAATAAATTTATGCGCAGTGTTTCCGCTTTTCCAGATTTATTTATGAAAGGAAGTCAGTTTGTAAATTCTCCGTATTTTTCACATCTTCACTATGGTGGGGGAATCAATCTAAGAGGCTATGCATTTCGAAATATTGTAGCTTCAGATGGCATAGGTTATTTTATCAATAATCAAAATAGCGGTTTTTCAATCAATACACAACTAAACTTCGAGAATTTATCACCATTGAGATTTGGAAAATTAGCACGCTCATTAGGAATGAACATTTATTTGTTTGGAGATTTAGGAAGTTTGTCTAACTTTAACTTAGGTCGCTTTAGCATAGAACAGGCTCCAATACTAGCAGACGCGGGATTAGGTACTGCTTTGACTTGGAAAAAGGGAATAAAATATCTAGGACTAGGACCTATGACCTTTCGCTTCGATATGCCATTCTATTTATCGCATCCTGCCGCAGGTGAGTTGGAGAAGTTTCAGATTAGATGGCTAGTGGGAGTTGAGCAGGCTTTTTAGGTTTTACTTCTTATTTCTAGCAGACATTCACCTAAATATTCATACTCTTCCAACGAATTGTATAACTGCGAAGAGACTCGCACATATTGCGGAGGAGCTTGTGGGAATAGAACGCAAGGCACTTCTATTTTGTATTGATCGTAAAGCAAATTTTTAACTTCTGTATAATAGTTAAAAAATTTATCAGGAATTTTATCGTCCCATAAAGGAATATTGACGATAGACCCTAGCATTGATTCAGGCACAGGTAGAGCCACTTCTAACTTTTGAGCTATTAATTTCGCACCTGCTATTGCCAAATTTCTATTCCTCTCTTTGATTTCTGACCAACCTCCTTGTACAAGATTTGGCATATAATCCAATGCATCCTTTATACATAAATATGCACTATAATCCTTGGTGCCTTCCCAGATAAATTGATTAGACCAATGTGCTGCCTCGTCCGTGTTCCAGTCATTGTAAAAACTATAAAATACAGGTTTATACTCTTTTTGATGTTTCGGGTTTACATAGACAAACGCAGAGCCTTTGGGTGAGCATATCCATTTATGGCAGTTGGCTACGAAATAGTCTGCATCCAATTCATCTAAATTAAAATCTACCATCCCGGGCGCATGCGCAGCATCGACGATGACTTTGACACCCTTGCTATGCAGGAGGTTAATGATTTTTTTAATCGGAAAAATAATAGCCGAGGCAGACGTGATATAGTCTATCAAAGCTAAGGAGGTCTTCGCACTTATATTGTTTTCAATTTGTTCTAAAATTTCATCTTCCGATTTCAGAGGAAAAGGAATTTGTACTTTAATAATTTCATTGCCTTTCGCTTCTCCAATTTTATGGAATGCATGAATACAAGCACCATAGGCATGATTGGTGGTAAGCCATTGTCTGTTTGATTCTTTTTGATTGTGGAGAATATGATTGATACCTATGGTAGTATTGGGAACTAGATATAAATTATGTTCGTCTGTGCCAACAAATTCAGCCAATGCTTTTTTATTTTCATGATAAATAGGATACCATTTTCTTACTGAGAATTCAACAGGCTCTGATTCCAATTGATCAATACAATGTTTTTGTATATCTAAAATATATTTAGGAGTACCTCCAAAAGAGCCATGATTAAGGTGAACTATATTCGGATTTAACTGCCAGTGACTAAAAAGGGGAGAGGGTTTTGGAAGGCTAAGCATGGATATTATTTCGTTTCTGCGAGTTCTAAAATAGCTTTGGTCATCACATTCCAGCTATACTTTTTCTTTTCCACTTTCAAGTTTTCTTTAAATTCTTTTTCTTTATTTTGATCGAAATAGGAATTTATTTTTTCTGCCACTGACTCAGCATTTGGTTCAGCTATCAATCCTACTTTTCCATTAGGTACCATACCCGTCAATCCGCCGACATTGGTTACTATCATTGGTATTTCGAAATGATATGCTAGAGGAGTGACGCCACTTTGCGTTGCAGATTTATATGGTTGGATAACGACAGCACTCGCACAGAAATAATATTTTACTTCACTATCAGTTATAAAATTCGTTTTGAGTATTATCTTGTCTTGAATATTAAACTGCTCAATTAAGTCTAGGTAAGGATTGGAATCTTCATAAAATTCTCCAGCTATAATCAACTTCAGGTTGGGATTTGTAATTTTTGATAAAGCTTCTAATAATAAATCCAACCCTTTATATTTTCTAATAAATCCGAAGAAAAGCATATAATTATTATCTTTTTGAAGGTTTAACTTTTCGATGGCTTCTTCTCTAGAAATTATTTCTCCGAAATTATCATAAAGCGGATGAGGTATAAATTTTTTCTTTTTTTCATGAGTGGCAAATAAATCTAAATCTGATAAAACTTTCTCACTCATGGTGACAAAGGCATCTATTGGCTTGATAAAATATCGAGTGAATAAATTGTCACCAGGTCTCTTTTCATGAGGAATGATATTGTCCGCTATGCAGACTATTTTGGTGTGTTTATTTTTTTTCACCAGTCGAAGAATAGTGCCAAGACAAGGACCTATAAATGGCAACCAATAGCGCACAACAATGATATCAGGCTTTTTATTTTTTAACTCTAATCCTATTTGTATCCAATTAAAAGGATTAATGGAGTTTATTTTTACAAGTATTTTTAGTTTTTCAGGTGGCGCTTCATCGCTATACTGCGAAGTGCCAGGAAATAGAAAACTAGGATATTGCAGACTGAAAGTGTATATACAGGCATTATGATTTTCCTCTGTAAATGCCTTGCATAATCGTTCATTATACGTAGCTAAGCCACCACGAAGGGGGAAGGCAGGACCAATAATAACTATCTTTTTCAATGCTTCTTTTTAAAAAAGTCCAAAATACTAGATTTTGAATACATTTGCGGCTTTAAAAATCTTATAAAATATGAAAAAACTAATTTTAAGTATTGGAATTTTGTTAGTTGCTTCACTCCATGCACAAGAGAGTCCAGAAGTAATTAAAACAAAAATTGATGATTTAAACAAACAAAAAGCGGTATTAGAATCACAGATAGCTGATTTAAACAAACAACTTCCTGCTCCAGTTGTAAAGCCTTGGACTTACAAAGGAAATGCTTCTATAAATTTGGGTCAAAACTTACTTGGTTCTGATTGGACTGCATCCTATGGTGGTAATAGTACTTTGAATATAGGTGGGCAAGCCCATTTGGAAGCTAATTATAAGAATGGTCGTCATTCATGGAACAATAGTTTTGATGGAACGTTGGGATTTTTCAAAAATATAAATGTGGAAAATGGTGTAAATGATAATATCAATAAGAATGTAGACGTTTTACAACTATCAACAAAGTATTTATTTGATTTACAAAAAGCTAATTTAAAAGTAGGAGTTGGAGCTAATTTTCTTTCACAATTTATAAAGACCTACGATTTGGCAAATCCTAATTTCTTGCTTTCAGATTTTTTGGCGCCAGGTATTTTAGATTTATCTCCAGGCATCGAATGGACTCCCCAACCATATTTAAAAGTATTTTTAGCACCTGCATCTGGTAGATTTACATTTGTGACTAATGACACTATTATTTTAAGAACAGATGCCAAAGCTAATAGATTTGGAAACGAGGTAGACCAGCGTGTAAGAACGGAACTTGGAGCTCGATTAGACATAGTTTTTGAAAAAGAGCTAGTTAAAAATTTAAATATCCGCAGTCGAGCTCAGTTGTTTAATAATTTTTCTAGACCTCAAGCACAGATAGATGCGATTAATAGCAGCCGAGCGAATATCGATATCAATTGGCAGACAGATGTTTTCTATAAGCTAACAAAGCATATTGCATTAAACTTTGGATTTCAATTGTTGAGAGATGATGATGTGCGTATTACAGACAAATCAACTGGCTCTAAAATAACACCTTGGAACTGGAGAAATAACATAGGCATAGGATTTGTAGCAGGCTTCTAACGATAGTTTAGGATAATACAGATTTTCTTTACATTATTTTGTACTAATTTAGTGCTCAGGTTAATGTCCTGAGCATTTTTTATGATACGCAATCTTCTTTTATTTTTAAGTTTATTTTTTGTTGAGATTGTTTATGCACAAGTACTTACAATCAAGGGACAAGTGATTAATAAACAAACCAATAATTATTTGGTAGGATGTTCGGTTTTTAACGTGTCTAAGCAAATTGGTACCGTAACAAACGAGGAAGGTAGATTTAATATTTCTGTAGAGAAAGGTGATTTGATTCAATTTACCTATGTGGGTATGGGGGTAATAGAACAATATGTCATAGAAGATTCAGAATGGACTATTGAGATGACTTACCAGAGTCGTAAAATTAAAGCGGTCACCATCAAGGCAGAAGTTGCGGCAAAAAAATCTGTATTGTATAATCCGAAATTTGAAGAAAAGAAACAAACTTTTCGAGAGCCTATCCGACGAACTCCTGAAGAATATTTAAAGCAAAGTTCTCCTTTAACTTCTCCGATTTCTTTTTTTTATTATTCTAATAAGCGAGTTCAACGAAGATTAAATGCTATATTGGATATAGAAAAACTAGACGCCAGTAATCTCAAATATTCACTTGATTTTATATCCTTAGTGACCAAGGTAGATGATATTGATGAGCTGAAAGACATTAAAGCGCATTGCTATTTCCCGCATGACGAGGTTCTTAACTCTAGTTATTATGAATTAGGATTGAAACTTCAAGATTGTTATATAGAATATCTCGAAGAGAGAAAACAACGGCAGTCTACAGACTCTATCCCTAGGGATAACTAATGCCAAGTGCTAACAAATAATAAAGGTCTTATGAAAACATAAGACCTCTTTGAATTTTCGTTAAGAATTGATATCAATTTGTATTATCTACAATAGTCAAATTCCCTACATAAAAATAGTTGACTTTGCTTTCATTCGAGCCAGAAGTACTTGCACAGAGATAGAAAGCATTTCTAAAGGTAGGATCAAAACCATTACTCATATCAATTTTTTTCTCTCCATTGACGTACATTTGAATCCTTTTTCCATTCACAATAAAACAAACCTTCAATATTTCATCTGTAGGCATATCGCAAGGTACAGATTCAAAACCAGCAGTCGTATTAACCCCTTGACGACCATATTTCAATCCTTCACCATGACCTGTATTGGAGGTATGAAATGAAAACTCAATACCTTCTCTATTTGCTGGCGCTAATAAATAATCCACTACTCTTGGTTTAGGTCCAAAGCCCATGCTTGACATACGCTGTGGAGCGTCGCTAGGCATTATGAGATCAAAGGTAATACTAAAATTTTCTGGAAGTTTTTTGATTTTAGGATTTATGACAGATCGTGGTGTTACTTTTAGAAACTTTCCCATACCTTTCAGCTTCTTTATCTCGCCACCTGAAGTTGAAACCCAGTTTTGTGGAAAATCTCCAGGATTTGTATTTTCGAAATTATCCGAGAAAATCATATTCCCATTAGCATTGCAGTTACCATTTCCACTCGGAGAATCTTCTTCTTCTAGTCCTGATTTTTTGGTCGTGCCATTCGTGTTAGATGAGCTATTGCTCGATGATGAGTTTTTCGATTTACCATTCAATACTCTATCAGCTGATTTGTCTATACTTTCTTCGACTTTTTTATTGAGCTTGTCTTCAAGCCGTTTAAAAATTTGACTATGGATTTGTGAGCTGCTAATACTAAGAATGAGAAAAATTATTACTTTGTTCATGATGA containing:
- a CDS encoding cation:dicarboxylase symporter family transporter, with the protein product MLLTKKISLTHWIFICMIIGIIVGVVFPEFSQKLQLISKIFLRLIKMIVAPLIFATLVLGIAHHGKLKDLGKLGLKSIIYFEVVTTLALFIGLGAINLTQAGKGIHMQAEAKSIEKVDETKQIKPKTFEEYVLDIFPENISKAVFDGKVLQIVIFSILFGLGVSMAPAAAKNTMIHFCDGLAETMFKVTNIIMYFAPLAVGAAMAYAVGHMGFSVLIPLLKLVGTLYGALAVLILFVLIPIGLYFKINLKKLWHHIKEPVSIAFATTSSDAALPKLFKALEDFGCSRKIVSFVLPMGYSFNLDGTTLYLSLATVFVAQASGIELTLAQQLSMLFILMLTSKGVAAVPRASLVILIATATDLHLPLAPIYLIFGVDELMDMARTSTNVIGNSLATCVIAKSEGELRDS
- a CDS encoding PorT family protein, giving the protein MSGLHGQLNFYEKGNKALYWGISLGLNISNFRIDRQPHSEANDSILSIEDKSQPGFNLGLIGNWQFNRYFDLRFIPNMTFGEKLIQYNTINGTVDNRIKTTYISLPVHIRYKSEPVNDWRIFVVAGLKYDLNIDPQVRTTSEPNKISLRKSGLSMEYGIGLQYFFPYFIFSPELKYSHSLNSVLDPNQSDLNRSAIRGLYPRTLIFTLNFEG
- a CDS encoding orotate phosphoribosyltransferase, which translates into the protein MSIAQQLLKIQAVKLSPAKPFIWASGAESPIYCDNRITLSFPEVRSAICDGFVAKIKEQYPDAETIAGVATGGIAHGMLVADRLGLPFVYVRDKPKAHGRENTVEGYLEPNAKVVIIEDLISTGGSSLKAVEALRNYGSDVMGLLAIFTYNFQKAREAFDAANCKMDTLTGFKELITLLEKDTNYSAADMEYMKNWYQKGI
- a CDS encoding YihA family ribosome biogenesis GTP-binding protein; amino-acid sequence: MNIRARHFVGSFNTLKELPISEIPEFCFIGRSNVGKSSLINYITGKKDLAKVSSTPGKTQSLNYFLINNEWHLVDLPGYGYAKRSKKLRSSWEDTMYAYFESRETLTNIFLLIDSRIKPMKSDLDMISWLGERGIPFALVYTKADTRELKQCKINMKNFEEKLLESWDALPKSFVTSSEEGRGKDEILDYINQILNS
- a CDS encoding 4'-phosphopantetheinyl transferase superfamily protein; translation: MPIIFEQNKNDFHIVVYEISQGEDYYKAGIDFTPFDISEFSKIVNPLKRMQWLASRYWVKKMSKQQQQLLLEKTELGKPLIVNYPIHFSISHSRNFVAVICSMTKNVAIDIEKIQSKILKIKHKFLHPFDFEQGDSLEKLTMIWSAKETIYKHYHTKELYSFKEQISIDSFSEDKMNYSLSNFQNQMNKEIFYKKIEDTILTWIIDN
- the ubiE gene encoding bifunctional demethylmenaquinone methyltransferase/2-methoxy-6-polyprenyl-1,4-benzoquinol methylase UbiE — protein: MSRTNIHSTKLRGLIKSLGLVLYHQSIHVEIEVEKVVPYNQEKEKRVQIESMFDNIAHKYDFLNHLLSLGIDITWRKRAIREVSVVQPRLILDMASGTGDFAFEALSISPEKIVALDLSQNMLDIGRSKASTKDTQTIIDWVKGDSEQILYSDGHFDAITVGFGVRNFQNLEKGLSELHRVLRPGGMIAILEPSFPTNPFLKILFNIHFRYITPLVGKLFSKDARAYTYLPDSVSVFPQGDSFCKILENVGFKDTKHIALTFGMCALYLARK